A portion of the Simkania negevensis Z genome contains these proteins:
- a CDS encoding Stp1/IreP family PP2C-type Ser/Thr phosphatase gives MNHFRFKLSSYGLSDIGLVRSNNEDVWSYLDESGFFALADGMGGHNAGEVAAKEAVRFVCSSVEELFVSSEKEWNIFDLCSFTKLCIENANSWVHHLGKKRKEYSGMGTTLCTLLFHEHSLIYGHVGDSRIYRFRQGQLDQLTIDHSLKNELISQGKFYESPNKPFPYKNVLTRAIGTHGDVEAEIHIAPVNVDDLYLMCSDGLTDCVTDQEISSILRQSKDPKDITLELIELAKKNGGNDNITIVSVHVNEEDLSRS, from the coding sequence ATGAATCACTTTCGTTTTAAGCTCTCTTCTTACGGGCTTTCAGACATTGGTCTCGTCCGATCAAATAATGAAGATGTGTGGTCTTATCTTGACGAAAGTGGATTCTTTGCCCTAGCAGATGGAATGGGAGGTCACAATGCAGGAGAAGTGGCTGCCAAAGAAGCCGTTCGCTTTGTTTGCTCGTCAGTCGAAGAACTCTTTGTCTCAAGTGAAAAAGAGTGGAATATTTTCGACCTTTGCTCCTTTACAAAACTCTGCATTGAAAATGCAAACAGCTGGGTCCATCACTTGGGTAAAAAGAGAAAAGAGTACTCAGGAATGGGAACCACCCTTTGCACCCTTCTCTTTCATGAACATTCTCTCATTTACGGCCACGTGGGAGACAGCCGGATTTATCGGTTCAGACAAGGGCAACTCGATCAGCTCACTATTGACCACTCACTCAAAAATGAGCTCATTTCTCAAGGAAAGTTTTATGAGTCTCCCAATAAGCCTTTCCCCTATAAGAACGTACTTACTCGAGCCATCGGGACTCACGGAGACGTCGAAGCAGAAATCCATATTGCACCAGTCAATGTCGATGATTTATACTTGATGTGTTCAGATGGGCTGACCGATTGCGTCACAGATCAAGAAATTTCTTCAATCCTTCGTCAATCGAAAGATCCCAAAGATATCACTTTGGAGCTCATAGAACTCGCCAAAAAGAATGGCGGAAATGACAACATTACTATTGTGAGTGTCCACGTTAATGAAGAGGATTTATCTCGATCATAA
- a CDS encoding CPBP family intramembrane glutamic endopeptidase, with product MEEVIIEHLEQAGLFALMGAIVTWIAKKCGFFKLGESSPAPRIQYPIIGILLYLVLFIFAVPFALKFFSLVYSPLETAFQAHPALFIATVQVLSIMIITCFVIIFSLFQDQNVVKRIWKEQFTFPSAIKDFELGVLTWVISFSVVACVDQIGDLLTSLAFGTSRVEQIAVRFIRLSAESPYLLTVATISTVLAAPILEECIFRGFMQTYLKSKIGFIKALFSTAFIFAAFHFSPTQGISNITLILSLFTLALYLGFLYEKRKSLIAPIALHMTFNSISVIRIVLFSS from the coding sequence GTGGAAGAAGTCATTATCGAGCATCTTGAACAAGCAGGACTCTTTGCTCTCATGGGAGCCATTGTTACATGGATTGCTAAAAAATGTGGTTTTTTTAAGCTCGGAGAAAGCTCTCCCGCCCCTCGCATTCAATACCCAATTATCGGTATCCTCCTTTACTTAGTGCTCTTTATTTTCGCTGTTCCGTTTGCTCTCAAGTTCTTTTCCCTTGTATATAGTCCTCTGGAAACTGCCTTTCAGGCTCATCCGGCCCTTTTTATAGCTACAGTTCAAGTTCTCTCAATCATGATCATCACCTGTTTTGTGATCATTTTTTCCCTTTTTCAAGATCAAAATGTTGTTAAACGCATTTGGAAAGAACAATTCACCTTTCCGTCTGCCATTAAAGATTTTGAGCTTGGCGTTTTAACATGGGTGATCAGCTTTTCTGTTGTGGCATGTGTTGACCAAATTGGAGACCTGTTAACCTCCCTTGCTTTTGGCACTTCACGTGTGGAACAAATTGCAGTTCGCTTCATCCGGTTGTCTGCTGAATCTCCCTATCTTCTTACAGTTGCGACAATTTCAACTGTCTTAGCAGCTCCTATTTTAGAAGAGTGTATTTTCCGTGGCTTTATGCAAACCTATCTGAAATCTAAAATCGGTTTCATTAAAGCCCTTTTTTCTACTGCATTTATTTTTGCAGCTTTTCACTTTTCACCCACCCAGGGAATCAGCAACATTACCCTTATTTTATCACTATTTACCCTCGCATTATACCTCGGTTTTCTCTATGAAAAACGAAAATCTTTGATCGCTCCGATCGCTTTACACATGACATTCAATTCAATAAGTGTTATTCGTATAGTTTTATTTTCAAGCTAA
- a CDS encoding CT253 family lipoprotein: MFRNLCLIFALCLVSFGCSKNVHEQATRYYDDGRSKPIVALVPVFDRSGAKISWSLSEEFTDQLRQRFLKQSQFYINTPEQINAEIETLNETNDPFSRDYAWIGKAFGEEEFVVFAELVEHDIHPKATNKNFLDKLTPSCELSMTMRVRVFDLRGEKPEIVLQELFHQSHLIPKPSDLTEQSSEKWKKMSFSITPLGLAHSQFSKEIAKRIEDYILLSKSR, from the coding sequence ATGTTTAGAAACCTCTGCCTCATTTTCGCCCTTTGCCTCGTCTCCTTTGGGTGTTCGAAAAACGTACACGAACAAGCGACTCGTTACTATGATGATGGAAGATCAAAGCCTATTGTAGCACTTGTTCCCGTTTTTGACCGAAGCGGAGCTAAAATTTCCTGGAGCCTCTCGGAAGAATTTACAGATCAGTTGCGTCAACGGTTCTTGAAGCAAAGTCAGTTTTACATCAATACCCCAGAGCAAATCAATGCCGAGATCGAAACGCTTAATGAAACAAATGATCCCTTCTCACGTGATTACGCTTGGATTGGAAAAGCGTTTGGTGAAGAGGAATTCGTTGTCTTTGCAGAGCTTGTAGAGCATGACATTCACCCCAAAGCTACAAATAAAAATTTTCTCGACAAGTTGACTCCCTCATGTGAACTCTCAATGACCATGCGTGTCCGTGTCTTCGATCTACGTGGGGAAAAACCTGAAATTGTGTTGCAAGAACTTTTCCACCAAAGTCACTTGATTCCCAAGCCTTCGGATCTCACAGAACAAAGTTCTGAGAAATGGAAAAAGATGTCTTTTTCAATCACTCCACTCGGACTGGCTCACAGCCAATTTTCTAAAGAAATCGCCAAACGAATTGAAGATTACATCCTCCTTTCTAAGAGTCGTTAG
- a CDS encoding serpin family protein: MKRALLIILGFLFGICGSLECALSKQTETLIDDLNQAALLEFYLMKKGDNPLASPYSIQSSFLMAYMGAKGKTAKQIAQVLSMTLPQNQLGTAFAELTDYLLAPTSQHGYKLKIGNGMWIDDNLSVLSTYKEIVAKDFNGDVQQIDFGAPTTAAETINAWVSEETGGNIKHLLSPQDISPSTVLLLTNGLFLQGPWNSPFSSKLTESKPFLTSNKVSINVPTMQQIGTFPYYEDDNSQILALPLISEDTQPNLALIIFLPKETLLTDIFDFYYAQQQQSSAAFLDFTNKFENARVDIHLPKFAFSKRFFLKNFFLSIGMDDAFSPSADFSGITGAKNIYISDAFHESYVKIDEGGIFAAAASGVQFNLKSTLPDQAPKPFNANHPFFYCIADLKTKLLLFMGVVNDPSISYKEENP; this comes from the coding sequence ATGAAAAGAGCTCTGCTCATTATCTTAGGATTTCTCTTCGGAATTTGCGGCAGCCTTGAATGTGCTCTCTCAAAACAAACAGAAACATTAATCGACGATTTAAACCAAGCAGCTCTGCTTGAGTTTTACCTGATGAAAAAGGGAGATAATCCTCTCGCCTCTCCCTACTCTATTCAATCGTCTTTTCTTATGGCTTATATGGGTGCAAAAGGAAAAACAGCTAAGCAAATAGCGCAAGTTCTCTCGATGACCCTCCCCCAAAATCAATTAGGAACAGCTTTTGCAGAGCTGACCGACTACCTTCTAGCTCCCACATCCCAGCATGGATATAAACTCAAGATTGGAAATGGAATGTGGATCGATGACAATCTCTCAGTCCTTTCCACATACAAAGAAATCGTTGCAAAAGACTTTAACGGTGATGTCCAACAAATTGATTTCGGAGCGCCTACTACCGCAGCCGAAACTATCAATGCCTGGGTTTCAGAGGAAACTGGTGGAAACATCAAACATTTATTGTCTCCTCAAGACATTAGCCCATCAACTGTCCTGCTCTTGACAAATGGGCTCTTTCTGCAAGGTCCCTGGAACTCTCCCTTTAGCTCAAAACTGACAGAGTCTAAACCCTTTTTAACAAGCAATAAGGTTTCAATAAACGTTCCAACCATGCAGCAAATTGGAACCTTTCCCTACTATGAAGATGATAACTCCCAAATTCTCGCTCTTCCTCTCATAAGTGAAGACACCCAACCAAATCTTGCCCTGATCATCTTCCTTCCCAAAGAGACCCTACTGACTGATATTTTTGACTTCTATTATGCGCAGCAACAACAAAGCTCTGCAGCCTTTCTCGACTTTACAAATAAATTTGAAAACGCGCGAGTTGATATCCACTTACCTAAATTTGCCTTCAGCAAACGTTTTTTTCTGAAAAACTTCTTCCTTTCGATTGGAATGGATGATGCTTTTTCACCTAGTGCAGATTTTTCGGGAATCACGGGCGCAAAAAACATCTACATTAGCGATGCATTTCACGAAAGCTATGTAAAAATCGATGAAGGAGGCATCTTTGCTGCAGCCGCTTCAGGCGTACAATTCAACTTGAAATCAACCCTTCCCGACCAAGCCCCTAAACCTTTTAATGCCAATCATCCCTTTTTCTACTGCATTGCCGACCTTAAAACTAAACTTCTTCTCTTTATGGGAGTCGTTAACGACCCTTCTATTTCCTACAAGGAGGAGAATCCCTAA